TACGCCGCAAAACCGCACCTACCGGACCTGGGAAAACAAAGATTATCTCTGAGATTTTCTGTATACATCTTCTCGATTTGTGGTATACTGTATGTAGAAATCGAAAGTGTTTTGCTGTTTGCAGTGCTATTTGAAGGAGATTTGCATGAGTACAGAAAGAAAATGGGATGATTCAATTGTTCGCTATCCAGACCCGGCGATTGAGGTGCTGGACCCGCGTTTTGGAAAATATAAGATTGGCAATTCTGTTGTCGAACGGTTATGGACAGGATCGCGCTGGGCAGAAGGACCCGTCTGGTTCGGCGATGGCGGGTATCTGCTCTGGAGCGATATTCCGAACAATCGGATTCTGAAATGGGAAGAATCCACCGGCGACGTGAGTGTCTACCGTAAACCGTCCAACTACAGCAACGGACACACCCGTGATCGACAGGGAAGGCTCATCAGTTGTGAACACGGGGCACGGCGCGTCACACGAACCGAATACGATGGAACGATTACCGTGCTGATGGACAGCTTTGACGGGAAACCGCTCAACGCACCGAACGATGTCGCAGTCCATCCCGATGGACATGTCTGGTTTACCGATCCCGGATACGGTATTATGCTCAATTATGAAGGACACATAGCCGAGTTTGAATTGCCGACCTGCGTGTATCGTCTCAACCCAGATACGGGAGAAGCGACCGTCGTGATAGATGAACTTGAAAAACCGAACGGTATCTGCTTCTCGCCGGATTATGAGAAACTTTATGTCGTGGATACAGGTGTTACGCATAAAGAGGGAACCCCGCGGCACCTTTTCGTCTATGACGTAATAGATGGCGAGCGGTTGGGCAAGCAGGAGGTGTTCTGCGATATGGCTCCCGGTATTGCCGACGGTATTCGGTGTGATGTCGATGGAAACCTATGGGCGAGTGCGGGTTGGGTTGGCGATGGATACGATGGCGTGCATGTCTTCGCACCAGACGGAACACGTATCGGGCAAATTCACCTCCCAGAAATTTGTGCGAACCTCTGCTTCGGTGGTGTCAAAAGGAACAGATTGTTTATGATGGGTAGCCAGTCTCTCTATGCGGTTTATGTGGAAGCACAGGGAGTTCCGCTTTTTTAGTCGGGATTTAATACGAAAACCAAGCCCGTAACGAAGTAGAGGGCGACTCTTAAGGAAAGCACATCAAAATCATAGTCCACATCGTTCTCCCGCAAGGTAAAGTTAAAATTGAACGTAGATAATCTCGAACGTATCAACTGCCCAATTTGTGAACGGGATGAAACGAAAGAGTTATTTAGTAAGGACTCTTTATCGGTAGTCGTCTGCAAGCGGTGTCTGTTGCGTTATGTGAATCCGAGAATCAATCGTGAGACCCTTGAAGACGGGTATGTTGAGACTTATTATCCGCCGGATAAAGTAGAACGCATCCATACGGATAGCATGGAATGGTTGCAGATGACGGAGCGTCTCGCTGAGTTAGAGAAACAGCATCAGCGTAGGGGGCGGCTTTTAGATGTAGGATGTGGTATTGGGACGTTTCTGCATCTCGCTCGCGAACAGGGGTGGGAATCCCACGGCGTTGACCCTTCCAAGAGTGGTATCACTTTCGCAGAAGAGATACATAAATTAGATGTGAAGTGTGGAGAGGTCTTTGATGCGGGTTTTCCGACTGCGTATTTCGATGCAATTACACTCTACCATGTATTGGAGCATATCCCGGAATTAAATCCATTCCTCAGCGAGTTACGCCGGATTCTGAAGCCTCAGACAGGGACCCTTGTCATTGAGGTACCAAATGGTGAGGGTTTGCAGAGCCGTCTTCAGAAAGCGGAGTGGCCCTATGTCCATCCGCACGATCATCTCTACTATTTTTCTGCGCGTTCCTTACCGAAATTACTTCGGAAACACGGTTTTCAGGACATTACACTGGGAAAACCAAAGCGCGTTAGCCCGACATTTGGGATCGGTTTCGGACTTCGTCAAGCAGCGACTGCTGCCTTGGTTCGGTTCCATTTAGGGACAGTGATTCGAGTGTATGCGAGTTAGGAGGTTCGCTTCACGATTTCGGTTCTTGATAAGAGAATGTTTGAATGACCTCGTTCATGAGCAGTCGCTGTGCAATCGTCTCAAGCACTTCCGTATTTAGCGTGCCAGTGAACCAGTATTTATGTCCTGTGCGGACAGTGGTGACACCCGCGATGCCTAAGTCTGTGATACCTTTAACGGTGCTATCACCGACTGCATCCGTAACACCCGGCTTGAATTGCACTTCAAGGGTCCAATCTGTCTCGGTATCATTTTCGGTACCAAAGGTGTAGGCTTGTGTAATGGGATCAGCGAGGAGTTCAGTACCGATTCGATCAATCGTTTCTGCGTCAACGGATCCTTCGATCCAGTAGACCGTGGCTGTGTGCACAGAATTAATACCATTAATACCGAGATCGGTTATATCCTCAAGAATGCCTTGTCCAACGGTATCGGGGACTTCAGGTTTATAATAAACTTCAACTTTCCAGTTTTTCATAGTATTCATTTTACAATAAGTCGTATCGGGCTTGGGAATCTTTTACCACGATCTCTTACATCGCCTCCATAGAAATTCCTTAGTCTTTTAACAATCTTTTTTCAATTGTATGAGAAATTTCAATAAAGTCAAATTAAATCACGTTTTCTTCTCAAAGATGTTATAATGTTAACTTATATACATGTAGTGGCTTGTAATACCATTTCTAAAAGTTTATATCGCATTAACCGCAACATTCATCTAGACCCCGGTAGGCGCGGTTTCCTAACCGCACCGGGCATAACCAAAAACAGTGGGACCTTTTAAGAGGAATCATCAATCAGAATTGGTATAATAAAAAAGCGAACTACATTTTGGCAACATCCTTAATCCAATACAGAGGTAAAAATCATGCTTTCTATTACGTTGGATGTCCCCAGTGAACTTTCAACACCACTTTCTATCTCCGGCTATAATCGAGAGAAACTGACTGAGGAGGCGAAACAGGTACTTGCGGTTTCTCTCTTCAAACGTAACATTCTCTCTTTAGGGCAGGCTGCAAAATTGGCAGAACTACACTTATGGGATTTTATTCAGATTCTGAGTCAGCGGGGCATTCCTATTGCTGAATATGATGATGAAGAAATCCAACAGGAATTGAAGACGGTCGCATGCTTAACACAGCAAACAAAGTAACTACTGGGAGCAAGTTAACTGCCGTGGCTGACGCTTCATTTGTGATTGGTATCTCTCTTTGTCAACAGTGGGACACTTTGGAAGTACTTGTCGAAAATCTGATTATTGCGGACAAAGTTTGGGAGGAAATTGTTGAACGAGGAGAAGGACAACCGGGTGAAAAAGAATTGCGCCAAGCGACTTTTGTTGGAAGACGAACCGTTTCTAACACATCAGCGGTTACAATGCTAATGGCAACCTTGGATGCAGGAGAGGCTGAAACACTTGTATTAGCAACGGAACTGAGTGTAACGAAGGTGTTGTTGACGATTTACGCGGACGAAAAGTTGCTCAATCTTTAGGATTGCAAGTGGTTGGTGTGGCAGGCTTTCTTTTGTTTGGCAAAAAGAAGGGAAAAATTAGGGAGGTTCGGCCGTTGCTATTACAACTACTTCAAAAAGGCTTCCGACTCAGCAATAGATTGATCGACGCAGTGCTTGAAGAAGCAGGCGAAACACTTTTGTAAGGACAATGAAAATGCCAACGTTAAATATTCTTGTTTTCGGTGCACATCCCGATGATTGTGATATAAAAACGGGAGGGGTCGCTGCCTTGTATACCCAACAGGGGCATCGCGTCAAATTTATCTCTGTGACGAACGGCGATGCCGGACATCACGAAATGGGTGGTGGTCCTTTAGCACAGCGGCGATATAAGGAAGCACAAGCCGCTGCCGAAGTCGTCGGAATTGAATATGAGTTATTGGACAATCACGATGGTGAATTGATGCCGACGTTAGAAAACCGATATAAGATTATTCGTGCCATTCGTGAATTCCAGCCAGATTTAATAATGACTCATCGACCCAACGATTATCATCCCGACCATCGGTATACGTCAACCTTGGTTCAGGACGCGGCATACATGGTTACTGTGCCGAATATCTGTGCCCTCACACCACATTTGGAGAAAAACCCCGTTATTGCTTATTTGAGCGATGGTTTCATGAAACCCTATCCGTTCACGCCGGATGTAGCCGTTAGCATTGATGCTGTCGTTGAACAGAAGATTGATATGCTCCACTGCCACGTATCGCAGTTTTACGAGTGGCTTCCTTACAACGGCGGCTCGTTAGCCTCTGTACCTGCTGTGGCATCGGAACGGCGAGCGTGGCTCGCTGAGCGTATGTTAAATCGTTTCCGAGATGTCGCAGAAAAGCATCGAGGTTTGCTGATAGCACTCTATGGTGAAGACACCGGTGCACAAATCAAGTATGCTGAAGCATTTGAAGGCTGCGAGTACGGTTCCGCGCTCACCTCAGAAAATATCCCCACCCTCTTTCCATTTTTCAAGTAAGGAGTCTTGTTTTAACGACATGCCAACGGAACAAGCCAGCCCCAGAACGCTTTTTGTTATTGTCAGCGTTATTGGTCTTATCTATGCGATTGTTATGGTTATTCTTTTTTTCAACGCTGCACCTGCGCGTTCTAATATTGAGGATCATCGTGGTTCAGAGGAAGCGGTTGAGTGCCTGAAATGTCACTTAAGGGGTGATGAAAAATCACCAACGATGCCGCATCTCAATCTCGGTCGGTGCAACCTATGCCACGGGCTATCCAAGGAAGCACCGCAAGATAGTAAGTGACACAGCACTACGATACAGAGACGGGAGCAAGAGCGGCTTTGATTCCTACCCAAGTAACGTTATCTTCTGCTTCGCTGATTACCTCGAGACATTGAAATTGGTTTGCTTCTAAAACCGATTTAACTTGCGCAAGCTCAGTCTCCAAAATCCCAGAGAAAATGATGATTCCATCAGGATAAAGCCGCTGTGTGCAGAACGGAATCATTGGAAGAATTGCCTTCGTTAAGATGTTTCCAATGATAAGATGGTATCTGTTTTTTATTCCTTTGAGTCCATCGCCTTGAGATAAACACACCTGTGATGCCACGCGGTTTGCCCGAAAATTCGCTGCAGCAATGGGAAGTGCTGTCGAGTCAATCTCAATCGCGTCAACGTGTTTCGCACCTAACTTGATAGCGGTAATCGTTAAGATACCGGAGCCTGTCCCGATGTCAGCAATCTGATGGTCGGGTTCGACGGTGCGTTCCAATAATTCGAGGGAGAGTCGTGTGGTCGGATGGTAGCCTGTCCCGAATGCCATACCAGGGTTGAGTTGAATTAATATTTCCGCTTCGTTGAGGGGAATATCGCTCCACGTTGGAGCAATGACAATCCTGCTACCAACACGCTGCGGTGGGAAGGCGGATTTCCATGCCTCTTCCCACTTCTCGGATTTGACATGTTTTAAATCAATCGTTGCGGGGTGTGGTTGGATCCCCCACGTCGGTAGTTCCGTGAGGAAGTCGCGGAGCTTCTGCATCCGTGCGCCAACTCTGTCATCTAAAGGGTAGTGGGCGATGAGGTCTACTGTGGATGCATCGTTATCCTTGAATTCAACGCCGGTTGCCTGTAATTCAAAGAGAAGGTTCGCAACAGCCTCTGATGCCTCTTGGGAGGTGGTTACCGTGATTCTTGCCCAGTCCATATTTACCACGTCTTTTTAATTTCCCTTGCGGAGAAACGACATGCGTTTAAACTATCAAGTGCGTGTCTTAAACCTGAAGAAACACCCTATCAAAAACCCTGCGCCGTTGTTGCAGGCTGCCGTTTAATTTTTGCATTCCGTTTTCCGAATCTGAT
The sequence above is drawn from the Candidatus Poribacteria bacterium genome and encodes:
- a CDS encoding SMP-30/gluconolactonase/LRE family protein, producing the protein MSTERKWDDSIVRYPDPAIEVLDPRFGKYKIGNSVVERLWTGSRWAEGPVWFGDGGYLLWSDIPNNRILKWEESTGDVSVYRKPSNYSNGHTRDRQGRLISCEHGARRVTRTEYDGTITVLMDSFDGKPLNAPNDVAVHPDGHVWFTDPGYGIMLNYEGHIAEFELPTCVYRLNPDTGEATVVIDELEKPNGICFSPDYEKLYVVDTGVTHKEGTPRHLFVYDVIDGERLGKQEVFCDMAPGIADGIRCDVDGNLWASAGWVGDGYDGVHVFAPDGTRIGQIHLPEICANLCFGGVKRNRLFMMGSQSLYAVYVEAQGVPLF
- a CDS encoding class I SAM-dependent methyltransferase; the protein is MNVDNLERINCPICERDETKELFSKDSLSVVVCKRCLLRYVNPRINRETLEDGYVETYYPPDKVERIHTDSMEWLQMTERLAELEKQHQRRGRLLDVGCGIGTFLHLAREQGWESHGVDPSKSGITFAEEIHKLDVKCGEVFDAGFPTAYFDAITLYHVLEHIPELNPFLSELRRILKPQTGTLVIEVPNGEGLQSRLQKAEWPYVHPHDHLYYFSARSLPKLLRKHGFQDITLGKPKRVSPTFGIGFGLRQAATAALVRFHLGTVIRVYAS
- a CDS encoding phosphoribosylformylglycinamidine synthase subunit PurS, translating into MKNWKVEVYYKPEVPDTVGQGILEDITDLGINGINSVHTATVYWIEGSVDAETIDRIGTELLADPITQAYTFGTENDTETDWTLEVQFKPGVTDAVGDSTVKGITDLGIAGVTTVRTGHKYWFTGTLNTEVLETIAQRLLMNEVIQTFSYQEPKS
- a CDS encoding UPF0175 family protein; the protein is MLSITLDVPSELSTPLSISGYNREKLTEEAKQVLAVSLFKRNILSLGQAAKLAELHLWDFIQILSQRGIPIAEYDDEEIQQELKTVACLTQQTK
- a CDS encoding DUF3368 domain-containing protein — protein: MAGFLLFGKKKGKIREVRPLLLQLLQKGFRLSNRLIDAVLEEAGETLL
- a CDS encoding PIG-L family deacetylase; the encoded protein is MKMPTLNILVFGAHPDDCDIKTGGVAALYTQQGHRVKFISVTNGDAGHHEMGGGPLAQRRYKEAQAAAEVVGIEYELLDNHDGELMPTLENRYKIIRAIREFQPDLIMTHRPNDYHPDHRYTSTLVQDAAYMVTVPNICALTPHLEKNPVIAYLSDGFMKPYPFTPDVAVSIDAVVEQKIDMLHCHVSQFYEWLPYNGGSLASVPAVASERRAWLAERMLNRFRDVAEKHRGLLIALYGEDTGAQIKYAEAFEGCEYGSALTSENIPTLFPFFK
- the prmA gene encoding 50S ribosomal protein L11 methyltransferase codes for the protein MDWARITVTTSQEASEAVANLLFELQATGVEFKDNDASTVDLIAHYPLDDRVGARMQKLRDFLTELPTWGIQPHPATIDLKHVKSEKWEEAWKSAFPPQRVGSRIVIAPTWSDIPLNEAEILIQLNPGMAFGTGYHPTTRLSLELLERTVEPDHQIADIGTGSGILTITAIKLGAKHVDAIEIDSTALPIAAANFRANRVASQVCLSQGDGLKGIKNRYHLIIGNILTKAILPMIPFCTQRLYPDGIIIFSGILETELAQVKSVLEANQFQCLEVISEAEDNVTWVGIKAALAPVSVS